A part of Acipenser ruthenus chromosome 12, fAciRut3.2 maternal haplotype, whole genome shotgun sequence genomic DNA contains:
- the LOC117416817 gene encoding transcriptional adapter 1-like: MTAVQRRSGEPGDVMASNISELEAAKKNLSEALGENIKHYWANLKLWFKQKISKEEFDTEARRLLSQDNVHFHNDFLLAILTRCQIMVSVPEGAGSLPWAGGSACKPGKPKGKKKFSSVRQKFDHRFQSLNPLSAAQPLVSKDPPEEEEEEVRLSAHTLLLPSRGQLEARMMVTAFELGLDNVSEDAVSTLVCAVEHHLKDILMAVISRRKAYRLRDGHFKYAFGSNITPQPYLKNSMGAYNSIPDGLPPSASLPPGLPPQVSPDEAEQQAALLLACSGDRLPAAPPPVSMFDLLEALQIHREAVPSHTVYALNVERILARLWHPSHKELEQDHVHRQRLAAKEGLVLS, translated from the exons ATGACTGCAGTGCAGCGACGGAGCGGGGAGCCGGGAGACGTGATGGCTTCCAATATTAGCGAGCTAGAAGCGGCCAAGAAAAACCTTAGCGAGGCGCTGGGAGAGAACATAAAGCA TTATTGGGCTAACCTGAAGCTTTGGTTTAAACAGAAGATCAGTAAAGAAGAGTTTGATACAGAGGCCAGGAGACTCCTCTCACAAGACAACG TGCACTTCCACAATGACTTCCTGCTGGCCATCCTCACACGCTGTCAGATCATGGTGTCTGTGCCAG AGGGTGCTGGCTCCTTGCCCTGGGCAGGCGGGTCTGCCTGCAAACCTGGGAAACCCAAAGGGAAGAAGAAGTTCTCCTCCGTGCGACAGAAATTTGAC cACCGCTTCCAGTCCCTGAACCCCCTCTCCGCAGCCCAGCCCCTCGTGTCGAAGGACCcccctgaggaggaggaggaggaggtgcgGCTCAGTGCCCACACGCTGCTGCTCCCCTCCAGAGGGCAGCTGGAGGCCAGGATGATGGTGACGGCCTTCGAGCTCGGCCTGGACAATGTCAGCGAGGACGCGGTCAGCACACTCGTCTGTGCCGTCGAG CACCACCTGAAGGACATTCTGATGGCTGTGATCTCCAGGCGGAAAGCCTATCGCCTGCGAGATGGGCACTTCAAATATGCCTTCGGCAGCAACATCACCCCTCAGCCCTACCTGAAGAACAGCATGGGTGCTTACAACAGCATCCCTGACGG gctgCCCCCCAGCGCCTCCCTGCCCCCGGGTCTGCCTCCACAGGTCTCCCCCGATGAGGCGGAGCAGCAGGCTGCCCTCCTGTTGGCCTGTtcgggggaccgcctcccggccGCCCCGCCTCCAGTCAGCATGTTTGACCTCCTGGAAGCGCTGCAG ATTCACCGCGAGGCGGTACCCTCACACACAGTCTACGCCCTGAACGTTGAGCGCATCCTGGCACGGCTGTGGCACCCCAGCCACAAGGAGCTGGAGCAGGACCATGTGCACCGGCAGCGACTGGCAGCCAAGGAGGGACTGGTCCTCAGCTGA